TGGCTCGAACAGATGCCAGCCCGGCCAGAAGAAGGTCTTGTAATAGAAGGCGGCCGGGATGAAGCGCTTGAACAGCGAATTGACCGCCATCAGGTCGAACTCGACGCTGGGCTTCGCGTTGACCGGCGCAGCCGACAGGCCCTCGTAAAGCTCGATCTGCGTCGCCTTGACGTTGGGCACGGTGACCGCGCCTTCTTCGAGCTGAACGATGCCGTTCGGTTCCTCGAGCCCCGCCGCGATCAGCCCGCGCGGGCGGTGGTATTTGAAGCTGCGGCCGATGATCGAGACGCCGTTGGCGATGAGCGCCGACGCCAGCGTATCGCCGGCATAGCCCTGATAGGATTTGCCCGCCCAGCGGAAGGAAACCGGCTGGCCGCGATCGACCGCGCCGCCGCCTTGGGAGCGCCAGCCGCTCATGCCACCGCCTCCTTCGCAGGCGACGCCTCGGGCAAGGTCTCACCCATCGGATAGACCGCCGAAATCTGGTGCGTCATCGTGTCGCGCGCCACATTGAACCACTGGCCGCAGCCGGCCGAATGCAGCCAGCGCTCGCGATGTTCGCCCTTCGGATTGGTGCGATAGAAAAGATAGTCGGCCCATTCGGCGTCGCTGACCGCGTCGTGCGGCCCCGGGCGCGTGATATGCCCTTCGCCGCCGCAGCGAAATTCGATCTCGGCGCGCGGGCCGCAATGGGGGCAGGTGATGAGAAGCATGGTCGATCCCCCTTAGTGCGCGATGCCCGAGGCCGAGGCCTCGTCGATGAGTGCGCCGGTCCTGAAACGGTCGAGGCTGAACGCGCTCGCGAGCGGGTGCGAGGTGCCGGTCGCCATGACGTGTGCGAGACACCAGCCGCCCGCCGGGATCGCCTTGAAACCGCCCGTTCCCCAGCCGCAATTGACATAGAAGCCGCCGAGATCGGTGGCGCCGATGATCGGTGTCGAATCA
The Sphingopyxis macrogoltabida genome window above contains:
- a CDS encoding sarcosine oxidase subunit delta codes for the protein MLLITCPHCGPRAEIEFRCGGEGHITRPGPHDAVSDAEWADYLFYRTNPKGEHRERWLHSAGCGQWFNVARDTMTHQISAVYPMGETLPEASPAKEAVA